One window of the Leptotrichia massiliensis genome contains the following:
- a CDS encoding toxin-antitoxin system YwqK family antitoxin, whose amino-acid sequence MLKKLIFLIMLLSMQLIFADINEIKKLGKAMDDLSFEKEAVSGSKTAYKLGVASYTFNRPYKSGEKQLEVKYLNGKREGEAKFYYQNGNLIGKGNYKNDKKDGLWEFFASDGGKIVEVNYKNGLFDGIVTEYFENGQINTVSNYVQGKKEGEEKQYYMSGKLQSTGTYINDKEEGKVVIYYPSGKIYMTSNFLNDKHNGEINYFYENQKPLLKGILKNSEATGIWEFYDEKGNLKYKGEYNSIKNKFMPEFERNRQKILKKN is encoded by the coding sequence ATGTTAAAAAAACTTATATTTTTAATAATGTTGTTAAGTATGCAACTAATTTTTGCAGATATAAATGAGATTAAAAAATTAGGAAAGGCAATGGATGATTTGTCATTTGAGAAAGAAGCAGTAAGTGGTTCTAAAACAGCATATAAATTAGGAGTAGCAAGTTATACTTTTAATAGACCATATAAAAGTGGAGAAAAGCAATTAGAAGTAAAATATCTTAATGGAAAAAGAGAAGGAGAAGCAAAATTTTATTATCAAAATGGAAATTTGATAGGAAAAGGTAATTATAAGAATGATAAAAAAGATGGACTTTGGGAATTTTTTGCTAGTGATGGTGGAAAAATTGTAGAAGTAAATTACAAAAATGGTCTTTTTGATGGGATTGTTACGGAATATTTTGAAAATGGGCAAATAAATACAGTTTCAAATTATGTTCAAGGGAAAAAAGAGGGTGAAGAGAAACAGTATTATATGTCTGGAAAATTACAATCAACTGGAACTTATATAAATGATAAAGAAGAAGGAAAGGTTGTGATTTATTATCCTAGTGGAAAAATTTATATGACAAGTAATTTTTTGAATGATAAACATAATGGTGAAATTAATTATTTTTATGAAAATCAAAAACCTCTTTTAAAAGGAATTCTCAAAAATTCCGAAGCTACTGGAATTTGGGAATTTTATGATGAAAAAGGAAATCTAAAATATAAAGGTGAATACAATAGCATAAAAAATAAATTTATGCCAGAATTTGAAAGAAATAGACAGAAAATATTGAAGAAAAATTAA
- a CDS encoding RidA family protein, translating into MRKNISGNSPWEDIVGYSRAVRIGNIFEIAGTTAVRDGKPYAAGNAYEQTKYILENIKKLLEKEGLGLKNVIRTRMFVTDISKWEEYGKAHGEFFRDIKPVATMVEVSSLIDKELMIEIEVSAVAD; encoded by the coding sequence ATGAGAAAAAATATAAGTGGAAATTCTCCATGGGAGGACATTGTAGGATATTCGAGAGCAGTAAGGATAGGAAATATTTTTGAAATAGCAGGAACAACAGCCGTTAGGGATGGAAAGCCTTATGCAGCAGGAAATGCCTATGAACAGACAAAATATATTCTTGAAAATATAAAAAAACTTCTTGAAAAGGAAGGATTGGGGTTAAAAAATGTTATTAGAACAAGAATGTTTGTTACAGATATTTCAAAATGGGAAGAATATGGAAAAGCACATGGAGAATTTTTTAGGGACATTAAACCAGTTGCAACAATGGTAGAGGTGTCTTCATTAATTGATAAGGAATTGATGATAGAAATAGAAGTAAGTGCAGTTGCTGATTAA
- the leuC gene encoding 3-isopropylmalate dehydratase large subunit, whose translation MSEMKNQMKKPKTLFDKVWEKHVITGEPGEAQLLYIDLHLIHEVTSPQAFSGLRLAGRKVRRPDLTFGTMDHNTPTIMSQRLDIKDKISKAQLDALAANCKEFGIELVDMFNENNGIVHMVGPEQGLTQPGKTVVCGDSHTATHGAFGAIAFGIGTSEVEHVLATQTIWQKKPKTMGIEITGKLQKGVYAKDIILHIIKTYGIGLGNGYAFEFFGDTIRGLSMEERMTICNMAIEGGGKSGIIAPDETTFNYVKGRRFAPKGEEFDKKVAEWKELYTDSVEAFDKHIKIDVTNLEPQVTWGTNPEMGINVTEKFPEIKDHNDEKAYEYMGLKPGQTPFDIPLKHVFIGSCTNGRLSDLEIVAKIVKGKKVAPNITAVVVPGSQVVKKAAEENGIAQILKDAGFEWREAGCSTCLGMNPDLIPAGEHCASTSNRNFEGRQGKGARTHLVSPAMAAAAAIFGKFVDVRELEEVR comes from the coding sequence ATGTCAGAAATGAAAAATCAAATGAAAAAACCAAAAACTTTGTTTGATAAAGTTTGGGAAAAACACGTAATTACAGGAGAGCCTGGAGAAGCACAATTGCTTTATATAGATTTACACTTAATTCACGAGGTTACTTCACCACAGGCGTTTTCAGGATTGAGACTTGCTGGAAGAAAGGTTAGACGACCTGACTTGACTTTTGGAACGATGGATCATAACACACCTACTATAATGTCACAAAGACTAGATATTAAAGACAAAATTTCTAAAGCACAACTTGATGCTCTTGCTGCCAACTGTAAGGAATTTGGGATTGAACTTGTTGATATGTTTAATGAAAATAATGGAATTGTGCATATGGTAGGGCCTGAACAAGGACTTACGCAACCTGGGAAAACTGTAGTTTGTGGGGATAGCCATACTGCTACTCATGGAGCATTTGGAGCAATTGCATTTGGAATTGGGACAAGTGAGGTTGAGCATGTTCTGGCTACACAGACAATCTGGCAGAAAAAACCGAAGACGATGGGAATTGAAATTACTGGAAAGTTACAAAAAGGTGTTTATGCAAAGGATATAATACTTCATATAATCAAGACATATGGAATTGGACTTGGAAATGGTTATGCCTTCGAATTTTTTGGAGATACGATAAGAGGGCTTTCGATGGAAGAAAGAATGACAATATGCAATATGGCGATTGAAGGTGGGGGGAAATCAGGAATTATCGCACCTGATGAAACTACATTTAATTATGTGAAAGGAAGAAGATTTGCACCAAAAGGTGAGGAATTTGACAAAAAGGTAGCTGAATGGAAGGAATTGTATACAGATTCAGTAGAAGCCTTTGACAAGCATATAAAAATAGATGTTACAAATCTTGAACCGCAAGTTACTTGGGGAACAAATCCTGAAATGGGAATCAATGTTACTGAAAAATTTCCAGAAATCAAAGATCATAATGATGAAAAAGCATACGAATACATGGGCTTAAAACCAGGACAAACTCCATTTGACATACCTTTAAAACACGTATTTATTGGTTCGTGTACAAATGGAAGGCTGAGCGATCTGGAAATTGTTGCAAAAATTGTAAAAGGAAAGAAAGTTGCACCAAATATCACAGCAGTTGTAGTTCCTGGCTCACAAGTTGTTAAAAAAGCGGCTGAAGAAAATGGAATTGCACAAATATTAAAAGATGCGGGATTTGAATGGAGAGAAGCTGGGTGCTCCACTTGTCTTGGAATGAACCCTGACTTGATACCAGCTGGAGAGCACTGTGCTTCAACTTCCAACAGAAACTTTGAAGGACGGCAAGGAAAAGGTGCAAGAACACATTTGGTAAGTCCTGCAATGGCTGCAGCAGCTGCTATTTTTGGGAAGTTTGTGGATGTTAGAGAATTGGAAGAAGTGAGATAA
- a CDS encoding alpha/beta hydrolase family protein — MKKILLLLLILATFVVSCGNGGKNSNANTEVQKSEKNSKEIDNSFDFEIYGETLEEAHKNFKTKIVDGQKTEFVPDGKPGIPPKNSKFSLVNYPTKLGEMPMYITAKENNGKKYPAIIYLNGGFGGIGDSEFGWDEESPKNNYQGAGVFKRDDFVLAIPSARGENANAGKYEMFYGEIEDLEEARKYVASLPYVDPNRIYLVGHSTGGTKALLLSEYSKGFRAVFAIGALPDFFWATEKPDEYGGVPFDLTNPREIAVRSSLRYVRSITAPTFHFEGQEERRDILFEPMQKAADKYKIPFKKYRIAGGDHFNILYPLTTMIAQKILADTGVKTNIQFSDGDLDVISKGIVK, encoded by the coding sequence ATGAAAAAAATACTACTTTTATTGCTAATTTTAGCAACTTTTGTAGTATCTTGCGGGAACGGAGGTAAAAATTCAAACGCAAATACAGAAGTTCAAAAGAGTGAGAAAAATAGCAAAGAAATTGATAATAGTTTTGATTTTGAGATATATGGAGAAACATTGGAAGAAGCTCATAAAAATTTTAAGACAAAGATTGTCGATGGGCAAAAAACGGAGTTTGTACCAGATGGAAAACCAGGGATTCCGCCTAAAAATAGCAAGTTTTCATTGGTAAATTATCCAACAAAATTAGGAGAAATGCCAATGTATATTACAGCAAAAGAAAATAACGGGAAAAAATATCCAGCAATCATATATTTAAATGGTGGATTTGGTGGAATTGGAGATAGTGAGTTTGGATGGGATGAAGAATCGCCTAAAAATAATTATCAAGGGGCAGGTGTATTTAAAAGAGATGATTTTGTACTTGCAATACCAAGTGCTAGAGGAGAAAATGCAAATGCTGGAAAATATGAAATGTTTTATGGGGAAATTGAAGACTTGGAAGAAGCCAGAAAATATGTGGCATCACTTCCTTATGTTGATCCAAATAGAATTTATCTCGTTGGACACAGTACAGGTGGGACAAAGGCTTTGCTTTTGAGCGAATATTCAAAAGGTTTTCGAGCAGTTTTTGCAATAGGTGCCTTGCCAGATTTCTTTTGGGCAACAGAAAAACCAGATGAATATGGCGGAGTTCCATTTGATTTGACAAATCCTAGAGAAATAGCAGTAAGATCATCACTTCGATACGTCCGTTCAATAACAGCACCAACTTTTCACTTTGAAGGGCAGGAAGAAAGGAGAGATATTCTATTTGAGCCTATGCAAAAAGCCGCAGACAAATACAAAATACCATTCAAGAAATACCGAATTGCAGGTGGAGATCATTTTAATATACTTTATCCATTAACGACAATGATTGCACAAAAAATACTAGCTGATACAGGGGTGAAAACGAATATTCAGTTTAGTGATGGGGATTTGGATGTGATTTCAAAAGGGATTGTTAAATAG
- a CDS encoding ABC transporter ATP-binding protein — translation MEEILHYENVTFKRNGREILKGIDWHINKGENWVLLGLNGSGKSTLLGMIPAYIFPTSGEVRVFGHKFGNYSWKKIKNRVGFVSSTLNNFSSTLNGEKLEDIVISGKFNSIGIYDEVTDEDREKADKIIEDFKISYIKNNHFGTLSQGEQRRTLLARAFMNEPNLLILDEPCSGLDVTSREYFLKVLEENSKNGNAIPFIYVTHQIEEIMPSVTHVALLHDGKILAKGLKKDILTDKLLSQMFGLDVKIVWEKERPWLIVR, via the coding sequence ATGGAAGAAATATTACACTATGAAAATGTAACTTTTAAGCGTAATGGAAGAGAAATATTGAAAGGAATTGACTGGCATATAAATAAAGGTGAGAATTGGGTACTTCTGGGGCTTAATGGTTCTGGAAAGTCAACTCTTCTTGGAATGATACCAGCCTACATTTTTCCAACTTCTGGAGAAGTGAGAGTTTTTGGTCATAAATTTGGTAATTATTCTTGGAAAAAAATAAAAAATCGAGTTGGTTTTGTAAGTTCCACATTAAATAATTTTTCAAGCACATTAAATGGCGAAAAACTGGAAGATATTGTAATTTCTGGAAAGTTTAATTCGATTGGGATTTATGATGAAGTTACGGATGAGGACAGGGAAAAGGCTGATAAGATTATTGAGGATTTTAAGATTTCATATATAAAAAATAATCACTTTGGCACTTTGTCACAAGGGGAGCAGCGACGGACATTGCTTGCAAGAGCGTTTATGAATGAGCCTAATTTGCTTATACTGGATGAGCCTTGTTCGGGGCTTGATGTAACTTCGAGGGAGTATTTTTTGAAAGTGCTTGAGGAAAATTCCAAAAATGGTAACGCAATACCATTTATTTACGTAACTCATCAGATTGAAGAAATTATGCCATCGGTAACTCACGTGGCACTTCTTCACGATGGAAAGATTTTGGCAAAAGGGCTTAAAAAGGATATTTTAACAGATAAATTGCTTTCTCAGATGTTTGGTTTAGATGTGAAGATTGTTTGGGAAAAGGAAAGACCTTGGCTGATTGTGAGATAA
- a CDS encoding metallophosphoesterase, with the protein MITKKTVFSVLGILAIFFIICLIYAHYEYTQLKVRTIEIASKDIPQEFDGKKIVFAADFQLDTYARFNQKQLDRIIDLINKQEKDIIILGGDYTNWTGKIPRFYKGMEKLEKPEYGIYAVLGNHDYNSVEKNMAGLKSLGYKVLVNENDKITVNNQSIYISAVDDLLKGKPDAKKALNGIKKDYFNIFITHNPEYFEYMTDKQKERADMTLAGHTHGGQITLFGLILWAEIKHPWKYGYGLKEYDGHKIYTTSGVGGGAFEMFIRFFAQPKIVILKLKKVK; encoded by the coding sequence ATGATAACTAAAAAAACAGTATTTTCAGTTTTAGGAATTTTAGCAATATTTTTTATAATTTGCCTAATTTATGCACATTATGAATATACACAGCTCAAGGTCAGAACGATAGAAATTGCTTCAAAAGATATTCCACAAGAATTTGATGGAAAGAAGATTGTCTTTGCGGCAGATTTTCAGCTAGATACTTATGCGAGATTTAATCAGAAGCAGCTTGACAGGATTATTGATTTGATAAACAAGCAGGAAAAGGATATTATAATTCTGGGTGGTGACTATACTAACTGGACTGGTAAAATTCCAAGGTTTTACAAGGGAATGGAAAAACTGGAAAAACCTGAATACGGAATTTATGCAGTTTTGGGAAATCATGATTATAATTCTGTGGAAAAAAATATGGCTGGACTGAAAAGCCTTGGGTACAAAGTGCTGGTAAATGAAAATGACAAAATAACCGTAAATAACCAGAGTATCTACATTTCAGCAGTTGACGATTTACTAAAAGGGAAACCTGATGCAAAGAAGGCACTTAATGGTATAAAAAAAGATTATTTTAATATCTTCATTACACATAATCCTGAATATTTTGAATATATGACAGATAAACAGAAGGAAAGGGCAGATATGACTTTGGCAGGGCATACTCATGGTGGACAGATAACATTGTTCGGATTGATATTATGGGCAGAAATTAAACATCCTTGGAAATACGGTTACGGATTAAAGGAATATGATGGACATAAAATTTATACTACTTCAGGTGTTGGTGGCGGAGCTTTTGAGATGTTTATAAGATTTTTTGCTCAGCCTAAAATTGTGATATTGAAATTGAAGAAAGTCAAGTAA
- a CDS encoding type II toxin-antitoxin system RelB/DinJ family antitoxin: MATVTARVDENVKKEAETLFKKMGINMSTAMNLFLKKCILEQGIPFELKVPNKETLKAIQETEDASIKKI, from the coding sequence ATGGCTACAGTAACAGCTAGAGTTGATGAAAATGTGAAAAAAGAAGCGGAAACATTATTTAAAAAAATGGGGATTAATATGAGTACTGCTATGAATTTATTTTTGAAGAAATGTATTTTGGAGCAGGGGATTCCGTTTGAATTGAAAGTGCCGAATAAGGAAACTTTAAAGGCAATACAGGAAACTGAAGATGCTTCGATTAAGAAAATTTAA
- the leuD gene encoding 3-isopropylmalate dehydratase small subunit, giving the protein MKPFTKYEGTIVPIMNDNIDTDQLIPKQYLKSIEKTGFGQYVFDEWRYNEDRTDNMDFNLNKPEYKTGTILITGDNFGCGSSREHAAWALQDYGFHVIVAGGYSGIFYMNWLNNGHLPITLPEADRLELARLPGDAKVVVDLENNKLTANGKDYFFELEESWKQRLLKGLDSIGLTLEHEDEIRKYEENHK; this is encoded by the coding sequence ATGAAACCATTTACAAAATATGAAGGAACAATCGTTCCAATAATGAATGACAATATTGACACGGATCAATTAATTCCAAAACAATATTTAAAAAGTATCGAAAAAACAGGATTTGGGCAATATGTGTTTGATGAGTGGAGATACAATGAGGACAGAACAGATAATATGGATTTTAATTTAAACAAGCCTGAATATAAGACAGGGACAATTTTGATTACAGGAGATAACTTTGGTTGTGGTTCAAGCAGGGAACATGCGGCTTGGGCATTGCAAGATTATGGATTTCATGTAATTGTTGCAGGAGGATATTCAGGGATATTCTATATGAACTGGCTGAATAATGGGCATTTGCCGATAACTTTGCCGGAAGCTGATAGACTGGAACTGGCTAGACTTCCTGGAGATGCTAAAGTGGTAGTTGATTTGGAAAATAACAAACTGACTGCAAATGGAAAAGATTATTTCTTTGAGCTGGAGGAAAGCTGGAAACAGAGATTGCTGAAAGGATTGGATTCGATTGGGCTGACTTTGGAGCATGAGGATGAGATTAGGAAATATGAGGAGAATCATAAGTAG
- the leuB gene encoding 3-isopropylmalate dehydrogenase, with product MNYKIAVLNGDGIGPEIVAEAIKVLDKVGEKFGHQFEYVRGYLGGESVDKYGFPLSSETVEVCKNSDAILLGAIGGPKWDNIEPKKRPERGLLAIRKELGVYTNLRPAILFKSLKSASPLKEEIIGDGLDVMIVRELTGGLYFGHREYSDEKAFDTLPYTRPEIERIAKKAFEIAKLRNKKLTSVDKHNVLDTSKLWRKVVEEISKDYPEVEVSHMYVDNAAMQLIANPRQFDVILTENMFGDILSDEASMLTGSLGMLPSASLGDGKVGLYEPSHGSAPDIAGKNIANPIATILSAVMMLRYSFNLQKEADTIEKAVEEVLEAGFRTADIYTNGMKKVGTDEMGTEIANRI from the coding sequence ATGAACTACAAAATTGCAGTATTAAATGGAGATGGAATTGGACCAGAAATAGTGGCTGAGGCGATAAAGGTTTTGGATAAGGTTGGAGAGAAGTTTGGACATCAATTTGAGTATGTTCGGGGGTATCTTGGAGGGGAGTCTGTGGATAAGTATGGATTTCCTTTGTCAAGTGAAACTGTGGAAGTTTGTAAAAATAGTGATGCTATTTTGCTTGGAGCTATTGGTGGGCCTAAATGGGATAATATTGAGCCTAAGAAACGTCCTGAGAGAGGGCTTCTTGCGATTAGGAAGGAACTTGGAGTTTATACGAATTTGCGACCTGCTATTTTGTTTAAATCGTTAAAAAGTGCGAGTCCTTTGAAGGAAGAAATAATTGGAGATGGACTTGATGTGATGATAGTAAGAGAACTTACTGGAGGGCTTTATTTTGGGCATAGGGAATATTCTGATGAAAAGGCGTTTGATACACTTCCTTACACAAGACCTGAAATTGAAAGAATTGCGAAAAAAGCATTTGAAATTGCAAAACTTAGAAATAAAAAACTTACGAGCGTAGATAAACATAATGTTTTGGATACTTCAAAATTGTGGAGAAAAGTTGTGGAAGAAATTTCAAAAGATTATCCAGAAGTGGAAGTTTCGCATATGTATGTGGATAATGCCGCAATGCAGCTGATTGCGAATCCTAGACAATTTGACGTAATTTTGACTGAAAATATGTTTGGAGATATTTTATCAGATGAGGCTTCAATGCTTACAGGATCGCTTGGAATGCTGCCATCAGCGAGTCTTGGGGATGGAAAAGTTGGACTTTATGAGCCAAGTCACGGTTCAGCACCTGATATAGCTGGAAAAAATATTGCAAACCCAATAGCGACAATACTTTCGGCAGTAATGATGTTAAGATATTCATTTAATCTTCAAAAAGAGGCTGATACAATAGAAAAAGCTGTGGAGGAAGTGCTAGAAGCAGGATTTAGAACAGCTGATATTTATACAAATGGTATGAAGAAGGTTGGAACTGATGAAATGGGAACTGAGATTGCTAATAGGATTTAG
- a CDS encoding YwqG family protein has product MEEKELKISAKDIFKEIEKKYQETAKEMMVADASVNASKEIKITDSKIEGIPYIPIGRKIPTNSKGQQFMFLAQINCDDLKGLEDFPQEGILQFWILGEDLLGLDFDDYTNRDGFDVIYYEKIEDYHSEVEFKKMYNPYRENSGNLEIANKPCKMNFSLKSSEKETFDYTLLEKLFEEVLKEKNIDVNEKEKLYQKVEGIFESNSDGENGGTKCNGFPFFTQFEPRDEEQLKEYDTLLFQIDSGGEIMIGDCGVMNFFINREKLKNKDFSDVFYNWDCY; this is encoded by the coding sequence ATGGAAGAGAAAGAATTAAAAATTTCAGCAAAAGATATTTTTAAGGAAATAGAGAAAAAATATCAGGAAACGGCAAAAGAAATGATGGTTGCAGATGCTTCGGTCAATGCTTCAAAAGAAATAAAAATAACGGATAGCAAAATTGAAGGGATTCCGTACATTCCAATAGGGAGAAAAATTCCAACAAATTCAAAAGGACAACAATTTATGTTCCTTGCACAGATAAATTGTGATGATTTGAAGGGGCTTGAAGATTTCCCACAGGAAGGGATTTTGCAGTTTTGGATTTTGGGAGAGGATTTGCTGGGATTGGATTTTGACGATTATACAAATCGAGATGGTTTTGATGTGATTTATTATGAAAAAATTGAGGACTATCATTCGGAAGTTGAGTTTAAGAAAATGTACAATCCTTATAGAGAAAATTCAGGAAATTTAGAAATAGCAAATAAGCCTTGTAAAATGAATTTTTCTTTGAAAAGTAGTGAAAAAGAGACTTTTGATTATACGCTTTTGGAAAAGTTATTTGAAGAAGTGCTAAAAGAAAAAAATATCGATGTAAATGAAAAAGAAAAATTGTATCAAAAAGTTGAGGGAATATTTGAAAGTAATTCTGATGGGGAAAATGGTGGAACAAAATGCAATGGATTTCCGTTTTTTACTCAATTTGAGCCAAGAGATGAAGAACAATTGAAAGAATATGACACTTTGTTATTTCAAATTGACAGTGGAGGGGAAATTATGATTGGAGATTGTGGAGTGATGAATTTCTTTATAAATCGTGAAAAATTGAAAAATAAAGATTTTTCAGATGTTTTTTACAACTGGGATTGTTATTAA
- a CDS encoding metallophosphoesterase, translating into MKTKKKIFSVLGILAIFFIICLIYAHYEYTQLKVRTIEIVSKDIPKEFDGKKIVFAADFQLDTYARFNQKQLDRIIDLINKQEKDIIILGGDYTNWTGKIPRFYKGMEKLEKPKYGIYAVLGNHDYNSVEKNMAGLKSLGYKVLVNENDKITVNNQSIYISAVDDLLKGKPDAKKTINGIKKDDFNIFVTHNPEYFEYMTDEQKERADMTLAGHTHGGQITLFGLILHAEIKHPWKYGYGLKEYDGHKMYTTSGVGGGAFEMFIRFFAQPEIVIFELKRG; encoded by the coding sequence ATGAAAACAAAAAAGAAAATATTTTCAGTTTTAGGAATTTTAGCAATATTTTTTATAATTTGTCTAATTTACGCACATTATGAGTACACACAGCTCAAGGTTAGAACAATAGAAATTGTTTCAAAGGATATTCCAAAAGAATTTGATGGAAAGAAGATTGTCTTTGCAGCAGATTTTCAGCTGGATACTTATGCAAGATTTAATCAGAAGCAGCTTGACAGGATTATTGATTTGATAAACAAACAGGAAAAGGATATTATAATTCTGGGTGGCGATTATACCAACTGGACTGGTAAAATTCCACGATTTTACAAAGGAATGGAAAAGTTAGAAAAGCCTAAATATGGAATTTATGCAGTTTTGGGAAATCATGATTATAATTCTGTGGAAAAAAATATGGCTGGACTGAAAAGCCTTGGGTACAAAGTGCTGGTAAATGAAAATGACAAAATAACCGTAAATAACCAGAGTATCTACATTTCAGCAGTTGACGATTTACTAAAAGGGAAACCTGATGCAAAGAAGACGATTAATGGCATAAAAAAAGATGACTTTAATATTTTCGTCACACATAATCCTGAATATTTTGAATATATGACAGATGAACAGAAGGAAAGGGCAGATATGACTTTGGCAGGGCATACTCACGGTGGGCAGATAACACTGTTTGGACTGATACTGCATGCTGAGATTAAGCATCCATGGAAGTATGGTTACGGTCTGAAGGAATATGACGGACATAAGATGTATACTACTTCAGGTGTTGGTGGCGGAGCTTTTGAGATGTTTATAAGATTTTTTGCACAGCCTGAAATTGTGATTTTTGAACTTAAAAGAGGATAA
- a CDS encoding DUF2262 domain-containing protein, with amino-acid sequence MEIQDFGENTSSSYFKEWYGKIIWKGKEIRVRLTISKECDNIEIEKEKMFKIFEELYLNQDELTKKINYVNDVTEEEFIF; translated from the coding sequence ATGGAAATTCAGGATTTTGGTGAAAATACATCTAGTAGTTATTTTAAAGAATGGTATGGGAAAATCATTTGGAAAGGTAAAGAAATACGGGTAAGACTAACAATTTCTAAAGAATGTGATAATATTGAAATTGAAAAAGAAAAAATGTTTAAAATTTTCGAAGAATTGTATCTTAATCAGGATGAATTGACTAAAAAGATTAATTATGTTAATGATGTTACTGAGGAAGAATTTATTTTCTGA
- a CDS encoding glutathione S-transferase family protein gives MKKITFYTNPYSRGVSVRWMLEECGAEYDIVPVHFGKEMKSEKYLSVNPMGKAPALEVDGKVITETAAILTFLADMYPEKNLIPPVNSVERGEFYRWMFFALHLEYAFMDKFFDVPSSEKKRMSIGYGDYDTALNTLTEFLKDKKYAIGNSFTVLDLYLTGLLRWATFVARVLPKEGMLADYMKLHGTREANIKGQELDRELAKSMGLD, from the coding sequence ATGAAAAAGATAACTTTTTATACAAATCCATATTCAAGAGGAGTGTCTGTAAGATGGATGTTAGAAGAATGTGGAGCAGAGTATGACATAGTGCCTGTTCATTTTGGTAAAGAAATGAAATCTGAAAAATATCTTTCAGTAAATCCAATGGGGAAAGCACCAGCACTAGAGGTAGATGGAAAAGTTATTACAGAAACAGCGGCAATTTTAACATTTTTAGCGGATATGTATCCTGAAAAAAACTTGATTCCTCCAGTTAATTCTGTGGAAAGGGGAGAATTTTATCGTTGGATGTTTTTTGCACTTCATCTGGAGTATGCTTTTATGGATAAATTTTTTGATGTTCCGTCAAGCGAAAAGAAAAGAATGAGCATAGGATATGGAGATTACGATACAGCTTTAAATACATTAACTGAATTTTTAAAAGATAAAAAATATGCGATAGGAAACAGTTTTACTGTGCTAGACTTATATTTGACAGGATTATTGAGATGGGCGACATTTGTGGCTAGAGTTCTTCCAAAAGAAGGTATGCTCGCAGATTACATGAAACTGCACGGAACAAGAGAAGCTAATATAAAAGGACAGGAGCTAGATCGAGAATTAGCAAAATCAATGGGATTGGATTAA